One Streptomyces formicae genomic window, CGCTTCCCGCTGAAGGAGGAGGGGTCGAGCCTGCCGCAGACCCGGCGGCTTCCCGAGGGCGTCGAGCTGCCCGCCTTCGGGTCGTCGACGGTCACGGTGGGCCTGGTGCTCGTCGTGCTCGCCGCGGCCGCCTTCCTGTTCGCCGACGCCCGCACCGCCACCGGCTACGAGATCCGCATGACGGGGCTCAACCCGCGCTTCGCGGCGTACGCGGGCATCGAGGGGCCCCGGCTCACGCTGCGCCTGATGGGCCTGTCCGGGGCCGTCGCCGGGCTGGTCGGCGCGATCGGCGTGCTCAGCTTCCCGTACCGCTTCATCGACGGTTCGCTGACCGCGGCCGGGCACACCTGGACGGGCCTGACCGCCGCGCTCCTCGCCTCCGCCGCGCCGCTCGGCACGGCGCTCGCCGCGCTGTTCTTCGCCGCGCTGGACGTCGGCGGGCTCGCCATGGAGCGGGCCACCGCCGTGCCGCGCGAGCTGACGCAGGTGCTCCAGGCCGTCGTCATCGTCTTCCTCGCCGCGCGGCTCCAGCTGACCTGGCGGCGCGCCAGGAAGCCGGGACCCGCCGCCGACGAGCCCGTCCGCACCGAGGGGGACCTCTGATGTCCGTCGACTCCGCGCTCTTCCACTCGGCGCTCCTCGCCCTCACCCCGATCCTGCTCGCCGCGCTCGGCGGCGCGATCTGCGAGCGCGCGGGCGTGTTCAACATCGGGCTCGAAGGCATGATGCTGATCGGCTGCTTCAGCGCGGTCGCGGGCAGCTGGTTCACCGGCAGCGCCTGGCTCGGTGTCCTGTTCGGTGCCCTCGCCTCGGCGGCGTACGCGATGATCCTCGCCGTGGGCACCATCACCCTGCGCGGGGACGCCGTCGTGCTCGGCGTCGCGCTCAATCTGCTCGCGGTCGGCCTGACCGGGTTCCTGCTGCGTACGGTCTTCGGCGTGCAGGGCACCTTCTCCGATCCCGGGCTCGCGGGCCTCGGCGGCATCGACCTGGGCTTCCTCGGCCCCGTCCTGTCCGGCCACTCCGCCCTCGTGTACCTCTCGTGGGCGGCCGTCGCCGTCGCCGCCGTGTTCCTCGCGCGCCATCCCTGGGGGCTGCGGCTCCGCGGGGTCGGCGAGGCGCCCGACGCGGCCGCGACGCTGGGGGTGAGCCCGGCGAAGTACCAGTACGCCGCCGTGCTCACCAGCGGGCTGCTGTGCGGGCTCGCGGGCGCCCAACTAGCCCTCGGCAACGTCACGTTGTTCTCGGAGAACATGACGGCGGGCCGCGGCTGGATCGCCGTGGTCGCGGTCATGCTGGGCCGGGCCCTGCCGGTCGGGGTGCTGCTCGCCGCGCTGCTCTTCGGCGTCGCGGAGGCGGTCGGCTTCCGGCTCCAGGGCAACGGTCTGCCACAGCAGGCCACCGACGCCGCCCCCTATGTGGTGACCCTGGTCGCCCTCTTCCTGTCCACGGCGCGCCGCAAGCGCCGCAAGCGTCCCGAGCCCCTGGTAGGAGCCTCCTCATGACGACGTCCACCGACACCCTGCCCATCACCCGCGTGCCCCGGGCCGGGCTGCCCGCGCGGGCGGTCGTGGTCGGTGACCCGGGCCGCGCGGCCGCCGTCGCCGATCTCCTCTTTGACGCCAAGGAGGTGTCCTACCACCGCGAGTACCGCGTCTTCACCGGCAGCTGGCAGGGCACCGACGTGGTCGTCGCCTCGCACGGCGTCGGCGCGCCCGGCGCGATCCTGCTCTTCCAGGAGCTCGCGGAGGCGGGTGTCAGCACGCTGATCCGGCTCGGCACCGCGGGCGCGATCCGCCCCGGCATCCGCGACGGCGACCTGGTCATCGCGGACGCGGCGGTGCGCGACGACGGGGTCACGCAGCAGCTGATCCCCGCCGAGTACCCGGCGTTCTCGGCCCCCGAGGCGGTCCTCGCGCTCCAGCGCGCGGCGCGGGCGGCCGAGGCGCCGTACCACCGCGGGGTGGTCTGGACGCGGGCCGCCTTCCAGCCGGGCTTCCTGCCGCTGCCCGGCGAGGCGTACGCGGCGGCGGGCATCGCCGCCATCGAGATGGAGCTCTCCGCCCTTTACGTCTTCGCCTCCACGCACGGCCTGACCGCGGGCGGCGCCCTGGTCGTGGACGGCGCCAACGCCGACGAGCTCGTCGACACCGAGGCGACCGGCGGGTACGACCCGCACCGCAACGTGGTCGCCGAAGGGGTCGAGCGGGGCGCCCGGATAACCTTGGACGCGCTGCGCCTGCTGGCCTCGGCCGAGCGCTGACCGCCACCCCCGACCCCGAGAACGGATCCGATGTACGCCACTGACCTGCCCGCCCAGGACCGGGGCGGCGCCATGGACCTGCTCGTGCACGGCGGCGACGTCCTGACCGTCGACGACGCGGGCACCCTCGTGCCGGACGGCGCCGTCGCCGTCCGCGCGGGCCGGATCGTCGAGGTGGGACCCGCCGACCGGCTCCGCGCGACGTACGAGGCCGCCGAGGAGATCGACGCGCGCGGCTGCCTCGTCCTGCCGGGCCTGATCAACACGCACACGCACCTCGCGATGAACCTGATGCGGGGCATCGCCGACGACGTCACCCTCCAGGGCTTCCTGGAGCGGGTCGTGCCGCGCGAGGCCGCGATCCTGTCGCCCGGGACGGTGGCGACCGCGATGCGGGCCGCGATCGCCGAGTCCGTGCGCGGCGGTGTCACCACCGCGCTCGACATGTTCTGGTTCCACGAGTCCGCCGAGGCCGCCGCCCGCGAGGCCGGGTGGCGCCTCCTGACCGGCCCCACCTTCATGGACGTGCCGGGCCCGCCGGACGGCAAGCCCTACGCCGAGCGCCTGGAGTGGGCGACCGCGCACCTCAAGGCGTACGTCCCCGCGCCCGGCACCCGCCCGGTGGTCTGCGCGCACTCCGCGTACACCCTGAATCCCGCGCAGCTCACCGAGATCGCCGCGCTCGCCAGGGAGCACGGCGCGCTCCTCCACATCCACGCGTCCGAGAACGCGGCCGAGGTCGAGAACGTCGTGGCGCAGCACGGCATGCGCCCCGTGGAGCTGCTCGACTCGCTGGGCGTGCTCGGCCCCGACACCCTGCTCGCGCACGCCGTCGACCTCACGGACGCCGAGATCGCGACCCTGGCCCGCACCGGCACGCCCGTCGCGCACTGCCCGGTCTCCAACCTCAAGCTGGGCTGCGGCATCGCCCGCGTGCCCGAGCTCCTGGACGCGGGCGTCACGGTCGGCCTCGGCACGGACGGCGCGGTGTCCTCCAACACCCTCGACCTGCTCGGCGCGGTGAAGATCGCCGCGCTGGTGCACAAGGCGGGCGGCGACCCGACGGCGGTCGGTGCCGAGCAGGCCGTGCGGATGGCGACCATCGAGTCGGCGCGCGCCCTCGGCCTCGGCGACCGGCTCGGCTCCCTCGAGGCGGGCAAGCGCGCCGACCTGATCGTCCTCGACTTGGACCGGCCGCATCTGCTGCCCCGGCACGACCCGTGGTCGACGCTCGCGTACGCGGCGGCGGCCTCCGACGTCCGGGACACGGTCGTCGAGGGGCGCGTCCTGATGCGCGACCGCGCCCTGCGCACGCTGGACGAGGCCGCGGTGCTGCGGGACCTGGCCGAGGCGGCGGCCGCCGAACCGGAGACGAGCACGGCATGAGCCGCTACACCGACTTCGCGCCGACCCGCGGCTTCACGGGCCGCGCCCGCGCCGCGGACCGCGACCCGAGGCTGCCTCCCGGGCAGTACGACGCGCGCGACGGCTGGCCCGTGCTGTCCGCCGAGGTGACGCCCCAACTGACCGCCGCGGACTGGACGTTCCGCGTCGACGGGCTCGTCACGACGCCGCACACCTGGACCTGGGACGAGGCGCACGCGCTGCCCGCGTCCGAGTACCGGGGCGACATCCACTGCGTGACCAGCTGGTCCAAGTTCGGGGTGCGCTTCGGCGGGGTGAGCCTGGACGCGTTCCTGGCGGCAGCGGGCCCGCTGCCCGGCGCCACACACGTCGTCGCGTACTCCCACACCGGCTACACCACGAACCTGCCGCTCGCCGACGTGACGGGCGGCAAGGCGTGGATCGTCTGGGAGTACGAGGAGGGGCCGCTGCCCGCCGAGCACGGCGGGCCCGCCCGGCTCATCGTCCCGCACCTCTACTTCTGGAAGAGCGCCAAGTGGGTCGCCGGGCTGCGCCTGTTGGACCACGACGAGCCCGGCTTCTGGGAACAGAACGGCTATCACCACCGGGGCGACCCGTGGGCGGAGGAGCGCTACTCCGGTGACTGACGCACTCCCCACCTCCGAGGGCTTCGTGCCGCCGAGCCGGTTCGCCGTGCCGGGGCGCATCGCGGTCAGCAACCGCGCCGCGGCCACCTGGCAGCGCGCGACCGTCCTGGAGATCCGCGCGGAGACCCCTGCCGTCTCCACGTTCCGCCTCAAGGTGCCCGAGTGGCAGGGCCACCTGCCGGGCCAGCACCTCATGCTGCGGCTCACCGCCGAGGACGGCTACGTCGCCCAGCGGCACTACTCGATCGCGTCGGCGCCCGACGGCAGCGGCGAGATCGAGCTGACCCTGGACCACGTGCCGGGCGGTGAGGTCTCCGGACACCTGCACACCGTCGCCCGCGTCGGCGACACGGTCGAGGTGCGCGGGCCGCTGTCCGGGTTCTTCGCCTGGCCCGGCGACCGGCCCGCGCTGCTGCTCGGCGCGGGTTCCGGCGTGGTGCCGCTGATGTCGATGGTCCGCCACCACCGGGCCGCCGGGCTCGACCTGCCGCTGCGCCTGGTCGTCTCGGCGCGCACCCGACAGGACCTGATCTACGCGGCCGAGTACGCCGAGGAGACCACGGCCGTCCTGACCCGCACCGAGGGACGCCTGAACGCCGCCCATCTGGCGCCCTTCCTGGGTGCGGACGGGCAGCCCGAGGGCGGCTGGGAGGCGTACGTCTGCGGCTCCAACGGTTTCGCGGAGCACGCGTCGCGGCTGCTCGTGGCGGGCGGCCAGCCGGTCGACCGGATCAGGATCGAACGCTTCGGCTGACCGCCGCCGCAGACGGTGGGGCCGGCGTCAGGGGGACACCTCCTCCAGGCGCCGCCCCGCCGTCTCCTCCGCGCCGAGCGCCGCGACGACGGCGCCCACCACGGCCACCGCGCCCAGCATCACGAACACGGTCGAGACGCTGCCGTCCGCGTAGACCGCGCCCACCACGATCGGGCCCAGGATCACGCCGAGCCGGTTCATCGCACCGCCCACGCTGCTGCCGAGCGCCCGCATGCGGGTGGGGAACAGCTCGGGCGTGTACAGGTACAGACAGATGTTGGAGCCGAAGAAGAAGACCGCCGCGAGCGAGGTCCAGATCAGCACCTCGACCGGGGTGTCGGCACCGAGGAACGCGAGGACGAGCAGCATCGCGGCGGCCCCGCCGAGACAGCCGGTGATCACGCGCCTGCGTCCCGCCGTGTCGACGGTGAGCGCGGCGACGAGACAGCCGAGCAGGCCCGCGCAGGACGTGACGGTGGAGTAGAGGAGCGCGTCCGAGAGGGACAGGTCGTAGCGGTTCTGGTAGATCGTCGGCAGCCAGGACGTGATGCCGTAGTTGACGAAGTAGCCGGTGAACCAGAGGACGCCGATGACCAGGGTGCGGCGGCGGTAGCGGCCGGTGAACAGGCCGCGCAGGCCGCTGGTGGCGGTCTCCGGGGCGGTGGCGGTCTCCGTGGCGGTGGCGGTCGGCACCGGCTCGGGCGCCGCGTCGGGCCCCGGCGGCAGCGGCTTCCCCGTGACGCGTTCGACCTCCCTCTCGATGCCGGTCATCACCTCGGCGGCCTCGTCCGTCCTGCCGTGGTCGGCGAGCCAGCGAGGCGACTCGGGCACCTTGCGCTGGACGAGGATGCAGAGCAGCCCGGGCAGTGCGGCGATGGCGTACATCCAGCGCCAGCCGAGCATCGGCACCACCCAGGCGGCGACGAGGGCGCCGACGGTGAGTCCCGCGGGGAAGACCAGTTCGTACAGGAGCACGAAGCGGCCGCGCCGGTGGCTGCGGGTGATCTCGGCGATGAAGGTGGCGGCCACCGGGACCTCGCCGCCGATGGCCAGGCCCTGGACGAAACGCAGGCCCGTGAAGAGCTCCAGGGAGGGCGCCGCGGCCAGGGCGAGGTTCGCGGCGCTGGAGACCGCGACGCAGATCGCGATCACCTTGACCCGGCCGACGCGGTCGGCGAGCCGCCCGGAGAGCAGGGCGCCGATCAGCATGCCGATCGAGCCCACGGTGAGCAGCAGGGTGGCCCCCGAGGTGCCGAGGTGGAACTCGTGGCGCAGCTCGGGCAGGGCGTAGGCGATCAGGAGCTGGTCGAAGGCCTCGAAGAAGGTGACGGCGCCGACGATGAGGCGGACGGTGACGTGCCAGCGGCACAGGGGCAGTCGTTCGAAACGGGCGGCGATCGCGGCGCGCGCGGTCAGGACGGCGTGGTCCTGTGCGGCGTCCGAAGCGTTGAGCGTCATGCAGGTACTCCGCGGCGATGAGGGGACGGGAGCGGGGTCTCGACGTCCCGAGACCGGGGGCGAGTTAGCGCAAAGTTTCTAAGCGCTTAAGTTGTACCGCCCCTCTCCCTGACTGCGTCAAGGGTCTGAGCGTGGAAAGAACCGGCGGCCGGGTCTTGCGTCGAAGATATTTAAGCCCTTAGATTTCCAGCACTTACTCAAGTGCCTAGAGGGAGGCTCCTCATGCTTCGCATCCCGGCCGACGAGGCACGCATCGGGGGCCGGTGGCGACGCGGCGCGGGCGCCCCCGCCCCGACCGTCGACCCGGCCACCGGGCGCGTGCTCACCACCGTGCACGCGGTCACCGCCGAGGAGGTCGCCGAGGCGGCCGACGCCGCGGCCCGCGCCGCGGCCGACCCGCGCTGGCGGGAGCTGCCGCCGCACCGGCGCGCCGAACTCCTGCACCGCGTCGCCCGGTTGATCGACGAAGCGGCCGACGAGCTCGCCGCGCTCCAGACCGCCGACACCGGAAAGACGCTCGCCGAGACCCGCGCCCTGGTGGCCAGCGCCGCCGGCACGTTCCGCTACACCGCGGCCGCGGTGGAGACCGCCGAGGAGTCGATCACGCCCGCGCGCGGCGACTACGTCACGATGAGCGCGTACGAGCCGATCGGCGTGGTCGGCGCGATCAACCCCTGGAACTCCCCCGTCGCCAGCGACGCGCAGAAGCTCGCCCCCGCGCTCGCGGGCGGCAACGCGGTGCTCCTCAAGCCCGCCGAGTGGACTCCGCTCGTCTCACTGGCGCTCGGCCGCCTGATCGGCCGGGCCCTGGACGAACTCGGCCTGCCCGCAGCCCTGTTGTCCGTCCTGCCCGGGCGCGGCAGCGTCGTCGGCGACGCGATCGTGCGCGATCCCCGCGTGGGCAAGGTCACCTTCACCGGCGGCACGGCGACCGGGCGGACGATCGCCCACGCGGCCGCCGAGAAGCTGATGCCGCTCTCCCTGGAGCTCGGCGGCAAGTCACCGACGGTCGTCCTCGCCGACGCCGACGTCGAACAGGCCCTGGCCGGGGTGATGTTCGGGGTGTTCTCCTCCAGCGGGCAGTCCTGTGTGGCGGGGTCGCGGCTCTTCGTGGCGCGCGAGCTCTACGCGGAGTTCGTCGGTGAACTGGTCGAGCGCGCGCGGGCGTTGCGGGTGGGCCCCGGCACCGCCCCTGACACCCAGGTGGCGCCGCTGGTGCACCACGACCACCGGGACGCGGTGGCCGCGCGCGTCGACCTGGCGCGCGAGGAGGGCGGGCGGGTCCTGTGCGGCGGCGCGGCGCCCGACGGCGCGGCGTACCGGGACGGGGCGTACTACCTGCCCACGGTCGTCGAAGGACTGCCGAACTCCTCGCGCACCTGCCAGGAGGAGATCTTCGGCCCGGTCCTCGTCGCCCTGCCCTTCGACGACGAGGAGGACCTCGTCGCCCAGGCCAACGACTCCGTCTACGGCCTGGCCTGCGGGATCTGGACCCGCGACCACCGCGCCGCGTGGCGGATCGCGCGCCGGATCGAGGCGGGCACCGTCTGGATCAACACCTACAAGCAGTTCAGCATCTCCACCCCCTTCGGCGGCATGAAGGACAGCGGCCTCGGCCGCGAGAAGGGCCGCGACGGCATCCGCGCCCACCAGCGCCAGAAGTCCCTGTACTGGGGCACCGCCGAGACCCCGCTGCCCTGGGCCAACTGACCACACCCCCGGAGTACTTGATGTCCCATCCCCCGATAGCCCGGCTGCGCGCCCTGCGCTCCGTCGAGCTGCTCACCCCCTCCTTCGCCCAGGCCACCGACTTCTACGAGGACGCCTGGGGCCTCGAGGTGGTCGAGTCCGAGCACAGCGCGAGCTGGCTGCGCGGCACGGGCGACGAGCACCACGCCCTCCAGCTCACCCGCTCGGAGCGGGCGGGCCTCGGCCGCCTCACCTTCTCCGTCGGCACCCCGGCGGAGGTCGACGAGGCCGCCCGGCGGCTCGAAGCGCGCGGCATCACCCCGGTGGCGGGTCCAGGACCGCTCGACCAGGTCGGCGGCGGCTACGGCCTTCGCTTCACCGACCACGAGGGCCGCCTGCTGGAGCTCTCCGCGCAGACCTGGGCCGTCGCCCCGCGCGGCCGCGCCGCCGCGGTGCCCGTCGGCGTCACCCACGCCGTCCTGAACACCACCGACATCGACGCGTCCGTCGCCTTCTACACCGACGTGCTCGGCCTGCGGGTCTCCGACTGGTCCGAGCACCAGATGGCGTTCCTGCGCTGCAACGCCGACCACCACTGCGTCGCGTTCAACCAGGCCGACTGGGTCTCCCTCAACCACGTGGCGTACGAGATGAGTTCGGTCGACCACTTCATGCGGGGCCTGGGCCGCCTGCGCCACCACGGGGTCCTTCCGCAGTGGGGTCCCGGGCGGCACGGGCCCGGCAACAACACCTTCTCCTACTTCACCGACCCGACCGGGCTCGTGTGCGAGTACACCTCCGAGGTGGCCCAGGTCGTCGAGGACCGCTGGATCGCCAAGGTGTGGCGGCGGGTGCCCGAGCTGTCCGACCTGTGGGGCACGGCGGGCCCGCCCTCCCAGGAGATCCGCTGCCACATGGCCGGTTCGCCGGAAGGAGCACGCGCGTGAACGCCACCAGGAAAGTGGGCCTCGTCGGCTGGGGCGCCATCGGCCGCGTCGTCGGCACCGCGCTCGCCGAACACCGCGTTCCCGGCGCCGAGTTGGTGTGCGTCGTCGACAACCGCCCGCTCGGCGAGGGAGCGCCCGCGCCGCAGCTCTCCTTCGACGAGGCGCTGGAACGCTGCGATCTGATCGTGGAGGCGGCGGGCCAGGGCGTCGTGCGGGAGTGGGGCGAGCGCGTGCTCGCCTCCGGGACCGACCTGCTGATCGCCTCGACGGGCGCGCTCACCGACGAGGAGCTTGCCGAGCGCCTGCTCGCGGCGGGGCCTGGCCGGGTCTACTTCACCGGCGGCGCGGTCGGCGGGCTCGACCTCCTCCAGGCCGTACGCGCCCTGGGCCCGCTCGACGAGGTGCGGCTGACCACCACGAAGCTGCCCGCCACGCTCGAACAGCCGTGGATGGACGATGAGTTGCTGTCCCGGCTACGGACGGCGACAGGCCCTGTCGAGGTCCTCGCGGGGACCGCGCGCGACATTCCGGTGAGGTTCCCCAAGTCGACGAACGTCGCGGCCTCGGTCGCCCTCGCCGTCGGCGACCTGGACACTGTGCGGGTCCAGGTCGTCGCCGATCCGGGCGCGCACCACACGCGACACGTCGTCGAGGCGTCCGGCCCGCACGGCGCGTACCGCTTCGAAGTGGCCCATCTGCCGGACCCGGGCAACCCCGCGACCAGCCAGGTCGTGCCGTACGCGGTGCTGCGCTCGCTCGCGGCCCTTGCCGGGCGGACGGGGCAGATCCTGTGAACGTCCACCTGGAGAAGGCGGGTTCGAAGGGCCCGCTGCTGCTGTGCCTGCACGGCATCGGCTCCTCGTCGGCCGCGTTCGCACCCCAGCTGGCCGAGCTCTCCGCGTACGTGAGGGTCATCGCCTGGGACGCGCCGGGATACGCCAAGTCGCCCGACCCGGCACACCCGTTGGACCTGGACGGCTTCGCGGACGCGGCCGCCGAGGTGATCCGCGCCCACGGCACGTCGGCGCACGTCCTCGGCGTCTCCTGGGGCGGCGTGATCGCGCTGCGGCTCGCCGCGCGCCACCCGGAGCTCGTCGACTCGCTGATCGTCGCGGACTCCAGCGCGGGGTCGGGGACCGATCCGGCGAAGGCGGAGGGCATGCGGCGGCGGGCCGCCGAGCTCGCCGAGCTCGGACCGCGGGAGTTCGCCGAGCGGCGCGGCCCCCGGCTCCTCTCGCCGGACGCGCCGCCCGAGCTCGTGCGGCGGGTCGTCGACACCATGGCCGCGTCGGTGCGGCTGCCCGGCTACGCGTACGCCGCCGAGGCGATGGCCGCCGCCGATCTGCGCGCGGAGCTCCCCGCCGTCTCCGCGCCCTCCCTCGTCCTCTGCGGCGACCAGGACCGGGTCACCGGCGTCGGGGCCTCGCAGGTCCTCGCCGGAGCCCTGCACAAGACCGCCTACGTGATCGTCAAGGACGCCGGTCACCTGGCCAACCAGGAACAGCCCGAGCGCTTCGACGCCTGGGTCCTCTCCCACCTCCGCATCACCGACCGCCTTCCCGAGACCGCCCACCTTCCCGAGCAGGAGTTCACGTCATGCCTCTGACCACCACCGCGTACGACAACGGCGGCGACCTCGCCCAGTACACCGACTCCCTGATCGCCTCCAAGGAGTCCCGCGTCGCGGACTTCGACACGCTCTCCTTCCAGGAGAAGGCGGGCCCGCAGTACCGCCGCGGCCAGATCCGCTACGTCGGCTCCGGCGCCACCGGCGACCACGAGGGCGACAGCCGCATCCTGCCGTCCGGCGGCTTCACCTTCTCCAACATGCTGCTCCCGCCCGGCGCCGAGGGGCCCGCGCACACCCACCACGACGTGGAGGAGGCCTTCTTCGTCCTGGAGGGCGAGGTCCGCGTCGGGGTGCACCGAGGTGCCGACGAGGTGGAGTACCGCACGCTCGGCTACCGCGACATGATCGTCGTCCCGGCCGGGGTGACCCGTTCCCTGAAGAACGAGGGCGACACGGACGCGCTGTTCTGCGTCGTCATCGGCACCCGGAAGCCGCAGGTCCCCTCCTACCCCGAGTACTCGCCGATGCACGGCGTCACCCGTGACTGAGCCGCGCACGGTGGTCGTCACCGGGGCGGGCCGCGGCCTGGGGTTCGCCATGGCCCGCCGGGCGGCCGACGACGGCTTCCGGGTCGTGGTCGCCGAGGTCGACCCCGAGCGCGGCGAGCGGGCCGCCCAGGAGCTGCGCGCGGACGGTGGCGACGCCCACTTCGTACGCTGCGACGTGGCCGATCCCCTCTCGGTCGGGGAACTGGCGTCCTTCGTAGGGGAGATGGGGCCGCTCTACGGCCTGGTGAACAACGCGGCGCTCGCCAACGGCGTCGGCGGCAAGGAGTTCCAGGACATCGACGTCGCGGCGTGGGACCGGCTGATGGCCGTCAACGCGCGCGGGCCCTGGCTGGTGGCGAAGGCGCTGCACCCGCTGTTCGGTGCCGCGGGACGCATCGTCAACATCGCCTCCGACGCGGCCCTGTACGGCTCTCCGCGGCTCGCCCACTACATCGCGTCCAAGGGCGCCGTCATCGCCCTGACCCGGGCGATGGCCCGGGAACTCGGCGCGCGC contains:
- a CDS encoding MFS transporter yields the protein MTLNASDAAQDHAVLTARAAIAARFERLPLCRWHVTVRLIVGAVTFFEAFDQLLIAYALPELRHEFHLGTSGATLLLTVGSIGMLIGALLSGRLADRVGRVKVIAICVAVSSAANLALAAAPSLELFTGLRFVQGLAIGGEVPVAATFIAEITRSHRRGRFVLLYELVFPAGLTVGALVAAWVVPMLGWRWMYAIAALPGLLCILVQRKVPESPRWLADHGRTDEAAEVMTGIEREVERVTGKPLPPGPDAAPEPVPTATATETATAPETATSGLRGLFTGRYRRRTLVIGVLWFTGYFVNYGITSWLPTIYQNRYDLSLSDALLYSTVTSCAGLLGCLVAALTVDTAGRRRVITGCLGGAAAMLLVLAFLGADTPVEVLIWTSLAAVFFFGSNICLYLYTPELFPTRMRALGSSVGGAMNRLGVILGPIVVGAVYADGSVSTVFVMLGAVAVVGAVVAALGAEETAGRRLEEVSP
- a CDS encoding aspartate dehydrogenase domain-containing protein; its protein translation is MNATRKVGLVGWGAIGRVVGTALAEHRVPGAELVCVVDNRPLGEGAPAPQLSFDEALERCDLIVEAAGQGVVREWGERVLASGTDLLIASTGALTDEELAERLLAAGPGRVYFTGGAVGGLDLLQAVRALGPLDEVRLTTTKLPATLEQPWMDDELLSRLRTATGPVEVLAGTARDIPVRFPKSTNVAASVALAVGDLDTVRVQVVADPGAHHTRHVVEASGPHGAYRFEVAHLPDPGNPATSQVVPYAVLRSLAALAGRTGQIL
- a CDS encoding ferredoxin reductase — translated: MTDALPTSEGFVPPSRFAVPGRIAVSNRAAATWQRATVLEIRAETPAVSTFRLKVPEWQGHLPGQHLMLRLTAEDGYVAQRHYSIASAPDGSGEIELTLDHVPGGEVSGHLHTVARVGDTVEVRGPLSGFFAWPGDRPALLLGAGSGVVPLMSMVRHHRAAGLDLPLRLVVSARTRQDLIYAAEYAEETTAVLTRTEGRLNAAHLAPFLGADGQPEGGWEAYVCGSNGFAEHASRLLVAGGQPVDRIRIERFG
- a CDS encoding aldehyde dehydrogenase family protein, which codes for MLRIPADEARIGGRWRRGAGAPAPTVDPATGRVLTTVHAVTAEEVAEAADAAARAAADPRWRELPPHRRAELLHRVARLIDEAADELAALQTADTGKTLAETRALVASAAGTFRYTAAAVETAEESITPARGDYVTMSAYEPIGVVGAINPWNSPVASDAQKLAPALAGGNAVLLKPAEWTPLVSLALGRLIGRALDELGLPAALLSVLPGRGSVVGDAIVRDPRVGKVTFTGGTATGRTIAHAAAEKLMPLSLELGGKSPTVVLADADVEQALAGVMFGVFSSSGQSCVAGSRLFVARELYAEFVGELVERARALRVGPGTAPDTQVAPLVHHDHRDAVAARVDLAREEGGRVLCGGAAPDGAAYRDGAYYLPTVVEGLPNSSRTCQEEIFGPVLVALPFDDEEDLVAQANDSVYGLACGIWTRDHRAAWRIARRIEAGTVWINTYKQFSISTPFGGMKDSGLGREKGRDGIRAHQRQKSLYWGTAETPLPWAN
- a CDS encoding VOC family protein, whose translation is MSHPPIARLRALRSVELLTPSFAQATDFYEDAWGLEVVESEHSASWLRGTGDEHHALQLTRSERAGLGRLTFSVGTPAEVDEAARRLEARGITPVAGPGPLDQVGGGYGLRFTDHEGRLLELSAQTWAVAPRGRAAAVPVGVTHAVLNTTDIDASVAFYTDVLGLRVSDWSEHQMAFLRCNADHHCVAFNQADWVSLNHVAYEMSSVDHFMRGLGRLRHHGVLPQWGPGRHGPGNNTFSYFTDPTGLVCEYTSEVAQVVEDRWIAKVWRRVPELSDLWGTAGPPSQEIRCHMAGSPEGARA
- a CDS encoding ABC transporter permease is translated as MSVDSALFHSALLALTPILLAALGGAICERAGVFNIGLEGMMLIGCFSAVAGSWFTGSAWLGVLFGALASAAYAMILAVGTITLRGDAVVLGVALNLLAVGLTGFLLRTVFGVQGTFSDPGLAGLGGIDLGFLGPVLSGHSALVYLSWAAVAVAAVFLARHPWGLRLRGVGEAPDAAATLGVSPAKYQYAAVLTSGLLCGLAGAQLALGNVTLFSENMTAGRGWIAVVAVMLGRALPVGVLLAALLFGVAEAVGFRLQGNGLPQQATDAAPYVVTLVALFLSTARRKRRKRPEPLVGASS
- a CDS encoding sulfite oxidase-like oxidoreductase; protein product: MSRYTDFAPTRGFTGRARAADRDPRLPPGQYDARDGWPVLSAEVTPQLTAADWTFRVDGLVTTPHTWTWDEAHALPASEYRGDIHCVTSWSKFGVRFGGVSLDAFLAAAGPLPGATHVVAYSHTGYTTNLPLADVTGGKAWIVWEYEEGPLPAEHGGPARLIVPHLYFWKSAKWVAGLRLLDHDEPGFWEQNGYHHRGDPWAEERYSGD
- a CDS encoding ABC transporter permease subunit, producing MAVDSATGARSVAGRALRSPALHSVVAAVLVGALFLVGTGADPIGAYGSVLSGALGPDGIGSTLTTGTSIIGLAVALAIPMRAGLLNLGGDGQLVLGGIAAAATGLYVPLPAPLAVLAALLAGMLAGAAYAALAAVCQNQFGVPLLVSSLLLGYPAMSFASYLARFPLKEEGSSLPQTRRLPEGVELPAFGSSTVTVGLVLVVLAAAAFLFADARTATGYEIRMTGLNPRFAAYAGIEGPRLTLRLMGLSGAVAGLVGAIGVLSFPYRFIDGSLTAAGHTWTGLTAALLASAAPLGTALAALFFAALDVGGLAMERATAVPRELTQVLQAVVIVFLAARLQLTWRRARKPGPAADEPVRTEGDL
- a CDS encoding alpha/beta fold hydrolase, with the translated sequence MNVHLEKAGSKGPLLLCLHGIGSSSAAFAPQLAELSAYVRVIAWDAPGYAKSPDPAHPLDLDGFADAAAEVIRAHGTSAHVLGVSWGGVIALRLAARHPELVDSLIVADSSAGSGTDPAKAEGMRRRAAELAELGPREFAERRGPRLLSPDAPPELVRRVVDTMAASVRLPGYAYAAEAMAAADLRAELPAVSAPSLVLCGDQDRVTGVGASQVLAGALHKTAYVIVKDAGHLANQEQPERFDAWVLSHLRITDRLPETAHLPEQEFTSCL
- a CDS encoding purine-nucleoside phosphorylase → MTTSTDTLPITRVPRAGLPARAVVVGDPGRAAAVADLLFDAKEVSYHREYRVFTGSWQGTDVVVASHGVGAPGAILLFQELAEAGVSTLIRLGTAGAIRPGIRDGDLVIADAAVRDDGVTQQLIPAEYPAFSAPEAVLALQRAARAAEAPYHRGVVWTRAAFQPGFLPLPGEAYAAAGIAAIEMELSALYVFASTHGLTAGGALVVDGANADELVDTEATGGYDPHRNVVAEGVERGARITLDALRLLASAER
- a CDS encoding amidohydrolase, which produces MYATDLPAQDRGGAMDLLVHGGDVLTVDDAGTLVPDGAVAVRAGRIVEVGPADRLRATYEAAEEIDARGCLVLPGLINTHTHLAMNLMRGIADDVTLQGFLERVVPREAAILSPGTVATAMRAAIAESVRGGVTTALDMFWFHESAEAAAREAGWRLLTGPTFMDVPGPPDGKPYAERLEWATAHLKAYVPAPGTRPVVCAHSAYTLNPAQLTEIAALAREHGALLHIHASENAAEVENVVAQHGMRPVELLDSLGVLGPDTLLAHAVDLTDAEIATLARTGTPVAHCPVSNLKLGCGIARVPELLDAGVTVGLGTDGAVSSNTLDLLGAVKIAALVHKAGGDPTAVGAEQAVRMATIESARALGLGDRLGSLEAGKRADLIVLDLDRPHLLPRHDPWSTLAYAAAASDVRDTVVEGRVLMRDRALRTLDEAAVLRDLAEAAAAEPETSTA